From a single bacterium genomic region:
- a CDS encoding transketolase, which produces MSPGADLSALQSRARGFRKTILKIITRAGSGHPGGSLSVIDLLTALYFHKLRHNPKDPAWPERDRVILSKGHACPAWYVVLAECGYFDPNHLWTMRQMGSILQGHPDMGRTPGVDMSTGSLGMGFSAAIGMALAGKRDGRPYRVYAVLGDGECQEGSVWEGAMFAAHYGLDNLVAIVDRNGVQQTGRTEERIRLDPLADKWRAFNWDVAEIDGHDMGAIVSALDRAAAAAGRPHVIVARTVKGKGVSFAEGAAGYHGKALTEDELARALAELDLAELDGKTRG; this is translated from the coding sequence ATGAGTCCAGGAGCGGATTTGAGCGCGCTGCAGTCGCGCGCTCGCGGCTTTCGCAAGACGATCCTAAAGATCATAACCCGAGCCGGTTCCGGGCATCCGGGCGGTTCACTCTCGGTGATTGACCTTCTGACCGCGCTCTACTTCCATAAGTTGCGGCACAACCCAAAGGATCCGGCGTGGCCTGAACGCGACAGGGTGATCCTGAGCAAGGGGCACGCCTGCCCTGCCTGGTATGTGGTCCTGGCCGAGTGCGGCTACTTCGATCCCAACCACCTGTGGACGATGCGCCAGATGGGCAGCATCCTCCAAGGGCATCCTGACATGGGGCGGACGCCCGGTGTGGACATGTCCACCGGCTCGCTGGGCATGGGGTTCTCGGCCGCGATCGGCATGGCGCTGGCCGGCAAGCGCGACGGACGCCCCTACCGCGTCTATGCAGTGCTGGGCGACGGCGAGTGCCAGGAGGGCTCTGTCTGGGAAGGCGCCATGTTCGCCGCCCACTACGGCCTGGACAACCTGGTGGCGATAGTGGATCGCAACGGCGTCCAGCAAACCGGCCGCACCGAGGAGCGCATCCGCCTCGACCCCCTCGCCGACAAGTGGCGGGCATTCAACTGGGACGTGGCGGAGATAGACGGCCACGACATGGGAGCGATCGTCTCCGCGTTGGATCGGGCGGCGGCCGCCGCCGGGCGGCCGCATGTGATCGTCGCCCGCACCGTGAAGGGCAAAGGCGTCTCGTTCGCCGAGGGCGCGGCAGGGTACCACGGCAAGGCGTTGACCGAGGACGAGCTGGCACGCGCGCTTGCCGAACTGGATCTTGCCGAACTGGATGGGAAGACGCGAGGGTAG
- a CDS encoding transketolase family protein — protein sequence MAITLARTAAMKATRDAYGEAIVEVARDNPRVVALTGDLRDSNRLEAFAEQYPDRFFECGIAEQNMVGVAAGLATCGKIPFVSSFAAFSPGRCYDQIRVLVAQPGLNVKLVSTHGGLTVGEDGASAQAVEELAMMRSLAKMTVIVPADAVEAAQVIRAVAEHVGPVYVRLGRGNVPVLFDDSYRFSIGTAPVLRDGGDVTLAACGIMVAEALEAARLLEAEGISARVLNVSTLKPLDEATILAAARETGAIVTAEEHTIYGGLGGAVCELVTAYHPVCIERVGIQDRFGESGPPRLLMEAYGLTAGEIAAAARRAVSRKRVP from the coding sequence ATGGCGATAACGCTGGCACGGACCGCAGCCATGAAGGCAACCCGGGACGCCTACGGTGAGGCAATCGTCGAGGTGGCCCGAGACAATCCGCGCGTCGTGGCGCTCACCGGCGACCTGCGCGACTCCAACCGGCTGGAGGCGTTCGCCGAGCAGTACCCCGACCGCTTCTTCGAGTGCGGGATCGCTGAGCAGAACATGGTCGGCGTAGCCGCGGGCCTGGCCACCTGCGGCAAGATCCCGTTCGTGAGCTCGTTCGCGGCCTTCTCGCCAGGGCGGTGCTACGACCAGATCAGGGTGCTGGTCGCGCAGCCCGGCCTCAACGTCAAGCTGGTCAGCACGCACGGCGGCCTGACCGTGGGAGAGGATGGGGCGAGCGCCCAGGCCGTGGAAGAGCTGGCGATGATGCGGTCCCTGGCGAAGATGACCGTGATCGTTCCGGCGGACGCCGTGGAGGCGGCACAGGTGATCCGCGCGGTGGCCGAGCACGTCGGTCCGGTGTATGTGCGGCTCGGACGCGGCAACGTACCCGTCCTCTTCGACGACTCCTACCGGTTCTCGATAGGGACGGCCCCGGTGCTGCGCGACGGCGGCGACGTTACGCTGGCGGCCTGCGGGATCATGGTGGCGGAGGCGCTGGAGGCCGCCCGGCTGCTGGAGGCAGAAGGCATCTCAGCGCGCGTGCTCAACGTCTCAACCCTCAAACCACTCGATGAAGCGACGATCCTGGCAGCGGCGCGAGAGACCGGCGCCATCGTCACCGCCGAGGAACACACAATCTACGGAGGGCTGGGAGGAGCCGTCTGCGAGCTGGTCACCGCCTACCACCCGGTGTGTATCGAGCGCGTGGGGATCCAGGATCGGTTCGGTGAATCAGGGCCGCCCAGGCTACTGATGGAGGCCTACGGCCTTACCGCGGGCGAGATCGCCGCCGCCGCCAGGCGGGCGGTCAGCCGGAAGCGGGTACCCTAG
- a CDS encoding SUF system NifU family Fe-S cluster assembly protein, whose translation MALDDLYREVILDHYAHPRNRGRLVPNDVAVEGANPLCGDELVLYLRLRDGRVEEARFEGHGCSISQASASMMTEAIKGRTLDEVRALVAAFKGMMHGEEPGDEMGDLAALQGVRKFPVRVKCATLPWISLEQGLDEYAARR comes from the coding sequence ATGGCGCTGGATGATCTCTACCGCGAGGTGATCCTCGACCACTACGCGCATCCCCGCAACCGGGGCAGGCTGGTGCCGAACGACGTTGCCGTGGAAGGTGCCAACCCACTGTGCGGGGACGAGCTGGTGCTCTACCTGCGTCTCCGGGACGGTCGGGTCGAGGAGGCACGCTTCGAGGGACACGGGTGCTCGATCAGCCAGGCCTCGGCCTCGATGATGACCGAGGCGATCAAGGGCAGGACGCTGGACGAGGTCCGGGCGCTGGTCGCCGCGTTTAAGGGTATGATGCACGGTGAGGAGCCCGGCGACGAGATGGGCGATCTCGCCGCGCTGCAGGGAGTCCGCAAGTTCCCGGTGCGGGTCAAGTGCGCTACGCTGCCCTGGATCTCCCTGGAGCAGGGCCTGGACGAGTACGCTGCGCGGCGCTAG
- a CDS encoding cysteine desulfurase yields the protein MALGAGIRDDFPLLSQTVGGKPLVYLDSAATSQKPRQVLDSLSEYYRSYNANVHRGIYRMAEEATARYEEARVNLASFVGAARPEELVFTRGTTEALNLVAATWGRANVGPGDEILLTEMEHHSNIVPWQMLAAERGATLRYIPVTDEGRLDLDAFDRLLAGRPKLVGLAHQSNVLGTINPVRRIADRAHQAGALVVVDAAQSVPHQRVDVADLGADFLAFSGHKMLGPMGIGGLWARYALLEAMPPYHGGGEMIISVGLDRSTYKDPPYKFEAGTPNVADAIALGVAVDYMRQVGLEAITEHVHDLTAYALLRLKDIPGLTIYGPQTPTDRGGAVAFTLDRVHPHDVAQVLDGEGIAVRAGHHCAEPLHRRFGIPASARASFHLYNTRAEVDALVEGLDKVRRLFARASSAAKEGAHGAG from the coding sequence GTGGCTCTAGGCGCAGGCATCCGCGACGACTTCCCGCTCCTGAGCCAAACGGTGGGCGGGAAGCCCCTGGTCTACCTCGACAGCGCGGCGACCTCTCAGAAACCGCGCCAGGTGCTGGACTCCCTTTCCGAGTACTACCGCTCCTACAACGCCAACGTCCACAGGGGCATCTACCGGATGGCCGAGGAGGCCACCGCCAGGTACGAGGAGGCTCGTGTCAATCTTGCCTCCTTTGTCGGCGCCGCGCGGCCCGAGGAGCTTGTCTTCACTCGTGGCACCACCGAGGCTCTGAACCTCGTAGCAGCGACCTGGGGCCGCGCCAACGTTGGACCGGGGGACGAGATTCTACTGACCGAGATGGAACACCACAGCAACATCGTGCCCTGGCAGATGCTGGCGGCCGAGCGCGGGGCCACGTTGAGGTACATCCCCGTTACCGACGAAGGTCGGCTCGATCTAGATGCCTTCGATCGGCTGCTGGCCGGCCGGCCGAAGCTCGTGGGACTGGCCCATCAGTCCAACGTCTTGGGCACGATCAACCCGGTCAGGCGGATCGCGGACCGGGCGCACCAGGCAGGCGCGCTTGTTGTCGTGGACGCGGCGCAGAGCGTGCCGCACCAGAGGGTGGACGTCGCGGATCTTGGCGCCGACTTCCTGGCGTTCTCCGGACACAAGATGCTGGGGCCCATGGGCATCGGAGGACTGTGGGCCCGCTACGCACTACTTGAAGCGATGCCGCCTTACCACGGCGGGGGCGAGATGATAATTAGCGTGGGTCTAGACCGGTCCACCTACAAAGACCCTCCTTACAAGTTCGAGGCCGGAACTCCCAACGTCGCGGATGCGATCGCGCTTGGCGTGGCGGTGGACTACATGCGGCAGGTCGGCCTCGAGGCGATCACCGAGCACGTGCACGACCTCACGGCCTACGCGCTCCTGCGGTTGAAGGACATCCCGGGGCTGACGATCTACGGGCCCCAGACCCCTACGGACCGGGGCGGCGCCGTCGCCTTTACGCTGGACCGCGTCCACCCTCATGACGTCGCCCAGGTCCTCGACGGCGAGGGCATAGCCGTACGCGCCGGTCACCACTGCGCCGAGCCGCTGCACCGACGGTTTGGGATTCCGGCCTCCGCCCGCGCCAGCTTCCACCTGTACAACACACGTGCGGAGGTAGACGCGCTGGTCGAGGGACTGGACAAGGTCCGCCGCCTTTTTGCGCGGGCCTCCTCCGCGGCAAAGGAGGGTGCGCATGGCGCTGGATGA
- a CDS encoding non-heme iron oxygenase ferredoxin subunit, whose protein sequence is MAEFIQVATLQEIPSGTAKQVVAGGRKIAVVNVRGTVYAVDDTCTHEDQSLAAGPVVGEILVCPKHGSRFHLPSGRVLSLPAVRPVSTYPVRVEGDAVLISLEGSPGQGMPHRR, encoded by the coding sequence ATGGCCGAGTTCATCCAGGTTGCGACGCTTCAAGAGATCCCGTCCGGCACCGCCAAGCAGGTGGTGGCAGGGGGTCGCAAGATCGCCGTGGTAAACGTCCGCGGCACGGTCTACGCCGTGGACGACACCTGCACCCACGAAGACCAGTCCCTGGCGGCCGGTCCTGTGGTAGGCGAGATCCTGGTCTGTCCCAAGCACGGATCGCGGTTTCACCTGCCCTCGGGCCGGGTGCTCTCGCTGCCTGCGGTGCGCCCGGTGAGTACGTACCCCGTTAGGGTGGAGGGTGACGCGGTCCTGATCTCGCTTGAGGGCAGTCCCGGACAGGGAATGCCGCACAGGCGCTAG
- the sufD gene encoding Fe-S cluster assembly protein SufD has protein sequence MASGSPGAAGVSRETVEALSTRMREPDWARALRTAAWDAFEQLPMPSVTHPEKWRRTDLGELDPGAFCLVGGTADSAQMRYIGTIARDVEERAGLITHLDGSLAAVELMAEAAQQGVIFSDLATAVREHPDLVRDHLMTTVALPDEHRFRALHAALWTGGTFIYVPKGVDVVLPLMSQTWLGAPGCALFPHTLLIAEEGSSVTLIELFASTGDGGRTLSSGAVELILRAGARVQYAAVQEWGLPMWEVGSLIRAHLARDASLRSLVVALGGGLVKVDVESQLLGPGASSEMLGVYFGTGGQRVNFHTLQEHRAPSTSSDLLYRGAVKDTARAVFSGLIRVDPGAQKTNAFQVNRNLILSRGARSDSIPMLEIMADDLRCTHGSATSHLDDEQIFYLMSRGIPRKRAAFMIVEGFFADVFDRIPRERVRSYLRARVAEKMI, from the coding sequence TTGGCTAGCGGATCCCCGGGCGCGGCCGGCGTGAGCCGCGAGACCGTAGAAGCACTGAGCACCAGGATGCGCGAGCCCGACTGGGCGCGCGCCCTCAGGACCGCCGCGTGGGATGCGTTCGAGCAGCTTCCCATGCCTTCGGTGACGCACCCTGAGAAGTGGCGCCGGACCGATTTGGGCGAACTGGATCCGGGTGCGTTCTGCCTCGTAGGCGGCACCGCGGACAGCGCGCAGATGCGGTACATCGGAACGATCGCGAGGGACGTAGAAGAGCGGGCCGGTTTGATTACCCATCTGGACGGCAGCCTGGCGGCCGTCGAGCTTATGGCGGAGGCGGCCCAACAGGGAGTGATCTTCTCGGACCTCGCCACGGCGGTCAGGGAACACCCGGACCTTGTGCGCGATCACCTTATGACCACAGTGGCTCTGCCCGACGAGCACCGGTTCCGGGCGCTGCACGCCGCGCTTTGGACCGGAGGCACGTTCATCTACGTGCCCAAGGGGGTAGACGTCGTACTGCCGCTAATGAGCCAGACCTGGTTGGGCGCCCCAGGGTGCGCCCTCTTTCCCCACACCCTCCTGATCGCGGAGGAAGGGAGCAGCGTGACCCTGATTGAGCTGTTCGCTTCCACGGGGGACGGAGGGCGCACGCTTTCCTCGGGCGCGGTCGAACTGATCCTGCGCGCCGGAGCGCGCGTTCAGTATGCGGCCGTTCAAGAGTGGGGCCTGCCCATGTGGGAGGTGGGGAGTCTGATCCGCGCGCACCTCGCCCGGGATGCCTCGCTGCGCAGTCTGGTTGTCGCGCTGGGTGGGGGGCTCGTCAAGGTGGACGTCGAATCGCAACTCCTGGGGCCTGGGGCCTCCTCGGAGATGCTCGGGGTCTACTTCGGGACCGGGGGGCAGCGGGTGAACTTCCACACACTGCAGGAACACCGGGCGCCCAGCACCTCCAGCGACCTCCTGTACAGGGGTGCGGTGAAGGACACGGCCAGGGCCGTGTTTTCGGGTCTGATCAGGGTGGATCCTGGCGCGCAGAAGACCAACGCGTTCCAGGTGAACCGCAACCTGATTCTCTCCCGCGGCGCGCGGTCCGACAGCATCCCAATGCTGGAGATCATGGCCGACGACCTCAGGTGCACCCACGGGTCGGCCACCAGCCACCTGGACGACGAACAGATCTTCTACCTGATGAGCCGGGGGATCCCTCGCAAGCGGGCGGCATTCATGATCGTCGAGGGCTTCTTCGCCGATGTCTTCGATCGCATTCCAAGAGAACGGGTGCGCTCCTACCTGCGGGCCAGGGTCGCGGAGAAGATGATCTGA
- the sufB gene encoding Fe-S cluster assembly protein SufB: protein MAASSPLGIDLDHYEWGFRDPEKLVFKARKGLDREIVEMISSMKGEPEWMRAFRLHSLEHFFRRPLPTWGADLTHLDFNDIYYYLKPTEGKGHTWEDVPEGIKRTFDRLGIPEAEKKYLAGVGAQYESESVYHNLKEEWEKLGVIFLDTDSALREHPDIVREYLGTVVPPEDNKLAALNSAVWSGGSFIYVPAGVKVDIPLQAYFRINAERAGQFERTMIICEPGSYVHYVEGCTAPIYTTDLLHSAVVEIIVKEGARCRYTTIQNWSTNTYNLVTKRAVAYRDATMEWIDGNIGSKVTMKYPSVYMVEPGAKAEILSVVFAGKGQYQDPGAKVVHAAPHTQSSVVSKSIAKEGGRAGYRGLVKVYPGAVGSKCAVRCDALILDDRSRSDTYPYMEIDEMDASITHEATVSKVSDEQLFYLMSRGIRADEAMNMIVRGFIEPIVKELPLEYAVELNRLIAMEMEGSVG from the coding sequence ATGGCGGCAAGCAGCCCGCTGGGCATAGACCTCGACCACTACGAGTGGGGTTTTCGCGACCCTGAGAAGCTCGTCTTCAAGGCCCGGAAGGGCCTCGATCGCGAGATCGTGGAGATGATCTCCTCCATGAAGGGCGAGCCCGAGTGGATGCGCGCCTTCCGCCTGCATTCGCTGGAGCACTTCTTCCGGCGTCCGTTGCCCACGTGGGGCGCGGATCTCACGCATCTGGACTTCAACGACATCTACTACTACCTGAAGCCCACCGAAGGCAAAGGCCACACCTGGGAGGACGTGCCCGAAGGGATCAAGCGGACGTTTGACCGTCTGGGCATCCCGGAGGCCGAGAAGAAGTACCTGGCCGGGGTGGGGGCGCAGTACGAAAGCGAGTCTGTATATCACAACTTGAAGGAGGAGTGGGAGAAGCTCGGTGTTATCTTCCTGGACACCGACTCCGCGCTCCGGGAGCACCCCGACATCGTGCGGGAATACCTCGGCACCGTCGTGCCGCCAGAGGACAACAAGCTGGCCGCGCTCAACAGCGCGGTGTGGTCCGGCGGCTCCTTCATCTACGTGCCCGCTGGCGTAAAGGTGGACATCCCTCTGCAGGCCTACTTCCGGATCAACGCAGAGAGGGCGGGCCAGTTCGAGCGCACGATGATCATCTGCGAGCCCGGCTCCTACGTTCACTACGTCGAGGGGTGTACCGCCCCGATCTACACCACGGACTTGCTCCACAGCGCGGTGGTGGAGATCATCGTGAAGGAGGGCGCGCGCTGTCGCTACACCACCATCCAGAACTGGTCCACGAACACCTACAACCTGGTGACCAAGCGCGCGGTGGCCTACCGGGACGCAACGATGGAGTGGATTGACGGGAATATCGGCTCCAAGGTGACGATGAAGTACCCGAGCGTGTACATGGTCGAGCCCGGCGCCAAGGCCGAGATCCTCTCGGTGGTCTTCGCTGGGAAGGGCCAGTACCAGGATCCCGGCGCGAAGGTGGTCCACGCCGCCCCGCACACCCAGTCCTCGGTGGTCAGCAAGTCCATCGCCAAGGAGGGTGGGAGGGCCGGATACCGCGGGCTCGTGAAGGTCTACCCCGGCGCGGTGGGCAGCAAGTGCGCGGTGCGCTGCGATGCCCTGATCCTCGACGACCGGAGCCGCTCCGATACCTACCCGTACATGGAGATTGACGAGATGGACGCCTCGATTACCCACGAGGCCACCGTTTCCAAGGTGAGCGACGAGCAGCTCTTCTACCTTATGAGCCGCGGGATCAGGGCCGACGAGGCCATGAACATGATCGTGCGCGGTTTCATCGAGCCGATAGTGAAGGAACTGCCGCTGGAGTACGCGGTGGAGCTGAACCGGCTGATCGCGATGGAGATGGAGGGTTCCGTTGGCTAG
- the sufC gene encoding Fe-S cluster assembly ATPase SufC, with product MADLDIRDLHVQVEDKVILKGVNLQLSAGEIHAIMGPNGSGKSTLANVLMGNPFYQVTSGEVFYKGEDLLAMAPDERARKGLFIAFQYPVSIPGVTMASFLRTAVSARRGYKQELMPVLEFQKLLRSKIEALKIDPEVPGRYVNDGFSGGEKKRAEILQMAMLEPQIAFMDETDSGLDIDSVKVVADGILRMYDEAQGGMGVLVITHYSRILQFLRPHHVHIMYDGRIVVSGGPELAEELEQHGYEGIRQQFEVVASEVQEEGAVRRAGKVFWVVH from the coding sequence ATGGCAGACTTGGATATCCGCGACCTTCACGTGCAGGTTGAGGACAAGGTCATTCTCAAGGGGGTCAACCTGCAACTCAGCGCCGGGGAGATCCACGCCATCATGGGGCCCAACGGTTCGGGCAAGAGCACCCTCGCCAACGTCCTGATGGGCAATCCCTTCTACCAGGTCACGAGCGGCGAGGTATTCTACAAGGGAGAGGATCTCCTGGCGATGGCTCCCGACGAACGCGCCAGGAAGGGGCTGTTCATCGCGTTCCAGTATCCGGTGAGCATCCCCGGCGTGACAATGGCCAGCTTCCTGCGTACCGCGGTCTCGGCGCGGCGGGGATACAAGCAGGAGCTGATGCCGGTCCTCGAGTTCCAGAAGCTGCTCCGCTCCAAGATTGAGGCGCTGAAGATAGATCCGGAGGTCCCGGGCCGGTACGTGAACGATGGGTTCTCCGGAGGAGAGAAGAAGCGGGCAGAGATCCTCCAGATGGCGATGCTCGAACCGCAGATCGCCTTCATGGACGAGACCGACTCCGGCCTGGACATTGACTCCGTCAAGGTGGTCGCCGACGGCATCCTCAGGATGTACGACGAGGCCCAAGGCGGCATGGGCGTGTTGGTGATCACGCACTACTCACGCATCCTGCAGTTTCTGCGTCCCCACCATGTGCACATCATGTACGACGGCCGCATCGTCGTCTCGGGCGGTCCGGAGCTCGCCGAGGAACTGGAGCAACACGGTTACGAGGGCATCCGGCAGCAGTTTGAGGTGGTGGCGTCAGAGGTCCAGGAGGAGGGTGCGGTCAGGCGCGCCGGCAAGGTCTTCTGGGTCGTTCACTAG
- the add gene encoding adenosine deaminase, whose amino-acid sequence MVDATELPYIAALPKVELHVHLETSLRLRRLLQRRDPDHPLIGQVHLISDPSRFAGYDRLRRLRYAERGNRLPDAAYTRANIAAITAELIAEASGQSVRHIEVRVGGQRAFSVLGVRGMLEAMAEGAGEARRLGLSYGTIVTVIRERGPEEADRIIAEAAAASGCAVVGVDLAGDEENYPAGLFSAPIARARDAGLGITVHAGEFAGPAGVWAAVYQLGAARIGHGIRSIEDPALLDRLRERGVALEICPTSNVRLGLVSAMSTHPVGAFLDQGVPVTINSDDPVLLGTTLTGELAGIARAHRLSREILVNLQVTAARAAFLPAGERESLERAVRLKT is encoded by the coding sequence GTGGTTGACGCGACCGAACTTCCTTACATTGCAGCCCTCCCGAAAGTCGAGCTTCACGTCCACCTTGAGACATCGCTTCGCCTACGCCGCCTGCTCCAACGGCGCGATCCCGACCATCCGCTGATCGGACAGGTCCACCTCATATCCGATCCCTCGCGGTTCGCCGGCTACGACCGGCTGCGCCGACTGCGGTACGCCGAGAGGGGGAACCGCCTGCCCGATGCCGCGTACACGCGCGCCAACATCGCCGCGATCACCGCTGAGTTGATCGCCGAGGCCTCCGGTCAGTCGGTCCGGCACATCGAAGTGCGCGTGGGAGGCCAGCGCGCGTTTTCCGTCCTAGGAGTCCGCGGCATGCTCGAGGCGATGGCCGAGGGCGCAGGGGAAGCCCGGCGCCTAGGCCTGTCCTACGGGACAATCGTCACGGTGATCCGCGAGCGCGGGCCCGAGGAGGCCGACCGAATCATCGCCGAGGCCGCGGCGGCTTCCGGCTGCGCCGTGGTGGGCGTGGATCTCGCGGGCGACGAGGAGAACTATCCTGCGGGGCTGTTCTCGGCGCCCATTGCGCGCGCCCGCGACGCCGGCCTGGGCATCACGGTGCACGCCGGCGAGTTCGCCGGCCCGGCCGGGGTCTGGGCTGCCGTCTATCAGCTTGGGGCTGCGAGGATCGGTCACGGTATCCGATCCATCGAGGATCCCGCGCTGCTGGACCGGCTCCGTGAACGGGGTGTGGCGCTCGAGATCTGCCCGACGAGCAACGTCCGCCTCGGCTTGGTGTCCGCGATGTCGACGCATCCCGTGGGGGCGTTCCTGGATCAGGGAGTCCCGGTTACGATCAACAGCGACGATCCGGTGCTGCTGGGTACGACGCTGACAGGAGAACTCGCGGGTATCGCACGGGCGCACCGGTTGAGTCGGGAGATCCTTGTGAACCTCCAGGTGACGGCCGCGCGGGCGGCCTTTCTGCCGGCCGGAGAGCGGGAGTCACTGGAGCGGGCCGTCCGATTGAAAACTTGA